One window of Sphingobacteriales bacterium genomic DNA carries:
- the odhB gene encoding 2-oxoglutarate dehydrogenase complex dihydrolipoyllysine-residue succinyltransferase codes for MIIDIKVPSPGESVTEVTIGKILVQNGETVAIDQVICELESDKATLEVGAEAAGILTLNVKEGDDIAVGSVIGTINTLSNGQQETPPAAELPKISTKPVSEQTEADDNSYAKGHPSPAALKLMEENNIKSGDIKGTGADGRITKQDVLLFLEAQKTNTAKQTNESPETQVPPVVSTEIAPAVSAGNRNDRREKMTRLRKTISQRLVSAKNNTAMLTTFNEVDLTEVMALRSRYKEVFEKKHGIGLGFMSFFSKACSIALFDFPGVNAYIIDDFIEYHDYVDISIAVSTPKGLVVPVIRNVQEMGLKEIEVAVKDLAIKGRDGLLTMEDMTGGTFTITNGGVFGSLLSTPILNPPQSAILGMHKIQERPMVVNGQILARPMMYLALSYDHRIIDGKEAVSFLVRVKELLEDPMKLFLNL; via the coding sequence ATGATAATTGATATAAAAGTACCATCTCCGGGGGAATCTGTAACTGAAGTAACCATCGGCAAAATATTGGTTCAAAACGGGGAAACAGTCGCCATAGATCAGGTGATTTGCGAATTAGAATCGGATAAAGCCACTTTGGAAGTAGGTGCCGAAGCTGCCGGAATATTGACTCTGAATGTTAAGGAAGGAGATGATATTGCCGTTGGATCCGTAATCGGAACGATAAACACCCTTTCCAACGGACAACAGGAAACCCCGCCCGCTGCCGAATTGCCCAAAATAAGTACGAAACCTGTTTCTGAACAGACAGAAGCCGACGACAATAGTTATGCAAAGGGGCATCCTTCGCCCGCTGCCCTGAAATTAATGGAAGAAAATAACATAAAATCAGGCGATATCAAAGGTACCGGTGCCGACGGGCGAATCACGAAACAAGACGTGCTGCTCTTTTTGGAAGCTCAAAAAACTAATACGGCCAAACAAACAAACGAAAGTCCGGAAACCCAGGTCCCTCCGGTTGTTAGTACTGAAATTGCCCCGGCAGTATCGGCAGGTAACCGAAATGACCGCCGCGAAAAAATGACCCGGCTTCGAAAAACCATCTCTCAACGCTTGGTTTCAGCAAAGAACAATACTGCCATGCTGACCACCTTCAACGAAGTGGATCTGACAGAGGTGATGGCGCTTCGAAGTCGCTACAAAGAAGTGTTTGAAAAAAAACACGGAATTGGACTTGGATTTATGTCGTTCTTTTCAAAAGCCTGTTCCATTGCTCTGTTCGATTTTCCCGGGGTGAATGCCTATATAATAGACGATTTTATCGAATACCACGATTATGTGGACATCTCTATCGCCGTTTCAACTCCCAAAGGTCTGGTAGTTCCTGTTATTCGCAATGTTCAGGAAATGGGGCTGAAGGAAATAGAAGTTGCCGTAAAAGATTTGGCCATCAAAGGCCGCGATGGTCTGCTGACAATGGAAGATATGACCGGTGGCACTTTTACCATTACCAATGGCGGAGTTTTTGGTTCTCTATTGTCAACTCCCATCCTCAACCCGCCTCAATCAGCAATATTAGGGATGCATAAAATTCAGGAACGACCTATGGTTGTGAATGGACAAATTCTTGCCCGCCCTATGATGTATCTTGCCCTGAGTTATGACCATCGCATTATTGACGGTAAAGAAGCGGTCAGTTTTTTAGTGCGTGTTAAAGAACTATTGGAAGACCCCATGAAGTTGTTTCTTAACTTGTAA
- a CDS encoding PepSY domain-containing protein: MSITSSRIAKTTRFYRKLHKWVAIPLLVFFFLIGATGFLLGLKKHTGLLPPTLKGISADSKQWLPVDSLVIIAGNYAQSTLKKSGSIDRIDIRPGKGIAKIVYADHFTELQLDCTTGSVLSVKTRTSDIIEKIHDASILDFLINTKNEQFKLVYTFTLSVGLMLLSLSGFFLWFNPIRIKKGNK; the protein is encoded by the coding sequence GTGTCAATAACAAGCAGCCGGATAGCAAAAACCACCCGATTTTACCGGAAATTACATAAATGGGTTGCCATTCCATTGCTTGTTTTCTTTTTTCTGATTGGAGCAACAGGGTTTCTTTTGGGTTTAAAAAAACATACCGGTTTGCTTCCCCCTACTTTAAAAGGAATAAGTGCCGACAGCAAACAATGGTTGCCGGTGGACAGTTTGGTTATAATTGCCGGAAATTATGCCCAATCAACCTTAAAAAAATCGGGCAGTATAGACCGTATTGATATAAGACCGGGGAAAGGAATTGCAAAAATTGTATATGCCGATCATTTTACCGAATTGCAGTTAGACTGTACAACAGGCAGTGTTTTATCGGTCAAAACCCGAACTTCAGACATCATCGAAAAAATTCACGATGCCTCTATACTTGACTTTCTCATCAATACCAAGAACGAGCAATTTAAGTTAGTTTATACTTTTACCCTTTCAGTGGGGTTAATGCTGCTTTCTTTGAGCGGTTTCTTTTTGTGGTTCAATCCCATCAGAATAAAAAAAGGAAATAAGTAA